The genome window GCAAAAAAACTGAAGTAATAGAGCTTGATTTAACAGGGATCATTAAGGGTGAAATCTATACCCTTGATGAATACATATTCCAAAATAATGATTATCAAGGTATTTTTATTAAATTGGCAGGTAGTGAGCCATTGATCACTACTTATACAAACAGCTCAGGCAAATATGAGCTAATTAATATTCCAACTGGTACATACGATTTAATTATTTCAAAAGATGGATATGGCGAATATCAGATTCAAGGCATTCAGATTGTAGGCGGTGATGAACCAATTTATTTCAACAACTCCTTAGTACAAAAATCAAGTACAGTAGTGGAAAACCTATCATTACAAATAATGAGTTTTTCAGAAATAAATATGACAGGAATCGTCAATCATAATTTCTATGGCCAGACGTTTTTTTATCCTACAATAAGGTATTTCATTAACAATAC of Bacteroidota bacterium contains these proteins:
- a CDS encoding carboxypeptidase regulatory-like domain-containing protein, producing MSRCFKGLIIICLSLMSCKKTEVIELDLTGIIKGEIYTLDEYIFQNNDYQGIFIKLAGSEPLITTYTNSSGKYELINIPTGTYDLIISKDGYGEYQIQGIQIVGGDEPIYFNNSLVQKSSTVVENLSLQIMSFSEINMTGIVNHNFYGQTFFYPTIRYFINNTEGVSNNNYIQTEEICFFEESGMQFTSQIAISKNLYPSGSKIYIIAYGCHLHDNGYYDIMSNQYRYSSLGIGSNKVSITIP